The proteins below come from a single Salvelinus alpinus chromosome 18, SLU_Salpinus.1, whole genome shotgun sequence genomic window:
- the LOC139543856 gene encoding small G protein signaling modulator 1-like isoform X1 codes for MGEAETRQKLLRNVKKEVKQIMEESVTRKFVHADSSHIISFCAVVEACVLHGLKRRAAGLLCSNKVAALFMKVGKSFTPAEELCQKVQELEQLIETNRQAQLNNGSVQKQPGVTNLPPQGLRNLWIRTALMEKLLDKIVMYLVENSSTFYDSEAILMDPVDGPILASLLVGPCALEYTKVKTADHFWTDPSADELVQRHRIHSGHCRQDSPSRRPALIQKRQSSGSMEDRPILWARDYVESLHQNNRATLLFGKNNVLVQPRDDMESIPGYLSLHQTADLMTLKWTPNQLMNGTVADDTEKSVYWDFAMTIRLEEIVYLHCHQQVDSGGTVVLVSQDGIQRPPLRFPRGGHLLQFLTCLETGLLPHGQLDPPLWSQRGKGKVFPKLRKRSPQGSVESVSDKEEDEATDYVFRILLPGTPSDFVAPELMDQAVNMWHPTPRKSSCFSCSQNGSPVGSLPNGCNQDRAPLKLLCDTMKYQIISRAFYGWLAYCRHLSTVRIHLSALVNPTIVDPNVPHDARGGLTVDVWSSFLQDCSAYDEHELLRMVYYGGVAPKIRKEVWPFLLGHYHFDMTQKRRLEVDEQVRAYYEQTMKEWLGCEAIVKQREGEKHAEAIAKCNSVERPGPVQRDSTISTDSSQSTSSEKRIAQSDSSSSTQAFGSVEEVDQIESEMKPEEGKEVSKIPLKDCPDVANPNVTSESGNPPPKISVGSGLPEQPQSTNNNSPATKLPATDLTVKTVATQPSPEPSEPQGAASRPVAEAQAGSKLTEDLPVSRSTEEPKVTITVDDKAGEERPKAPTQESKAPESKEVECSESVEIIQIPERVKERGSDKEDVKFLGNTETENKVAGNGLSEVSTTKDPKLPVRAAYATENTDILKLETEVSNVYIPAPPLGEDTVNKTQERKAPVSEPSCATEPSLTEGNKASTIAVEAGIAEKEDPNFSDIEEITESELQNIKTPQTSDACVCEKDMDSTEEKVSEIAETKTLDTVEASVPEKSNTKAAEMTVAIDSEKHAPCMPVLKPPQLEAKASVTVTAPSMRSPDTLDSDDSPSALEMEDIPTAWARPLSGLMAPPAAPFLALGRVVSGEHVLHASSNTSLDGTEPTLSEEEPEMESLYPQADFLVVTEELKPEVSPVVVSPAGTTYSQEQLDLYLLNLHRIDKDVRRCDRSYWYFTPANLEKLRNIMCSYVWQHLEIGYVQGMCDLLAPLLVILDDEVMAFSCFSELMKRMNQNFPHGGAMDSHFANMRSLIQILDSELFELMQMNGDYTHFYFCYRWFLLDFKREMLYDDVFSVWETIWAATYTSSTHFVLFIALALVEIYRDIILENNMDFTDIIKFFNEMAEHHNIPQVLTMARDLVLKVQTLIENK; via the exons ATGGGAG AGGCCGAGACGCGTCAGAAATTGCTGCGCAATGTGAAGAAAGAG gtgaaacagatcatggAGGAGTCAGTGACTCGGAAGTTTGTGCATGCAGACAGCAGCCATATCATATCCTTCTGTG CTGTAGTGGAGGCATGTGTGCTCCATGGGCTGAAGAGGCGAGCAGCGGGCCTCCTTTGCAGTAATAAGGTAGCAGCACTCTTCATGAAGGTAGGGAAGAGCTTCACCCCGGCGGAGGAACTCTGTCAGAAGGTCCAGGAACTAGAGCAGCTCATCGAGACCAA CAGACAGGCTCAACTAAATAATGGCAGTGTTCAGAAGCAACCCGGAGTGACCAACCTCCCCCCTCAGGGCTTGAGGAACCTATGGATCCGCACTGCTCTCATGGAGAAGCTTCTGGACAAGATTGTCATGTACCTAGTGGAGAACAGCAG TACGTTCTATGACAGTGAGGCCATTCTAATGGATCCTGTGGATGGACCAATCCTTGCCTCTCTGTTAG TCGGCCCCTGTGCTCTGGAGTACACTAAGGTGAAGACAGCCGACCACTTCTGGACAGACCCCTCTGCTGATGAGCTAGTCCAGAGACACCGTATCCACAGTGGCCACTGTCGCCAGGACTCCCCCTCTAGGCGACCTGCCCTG ATCCAGAAGAGGCAGTCGAGTGGCAGTATGGAAGATCGGCCCATCCTGTGGGCTCGGGACTATGTTGAGTCCCTCCATCAGAACAACAGGGCTACACTGCTGTTTGGCAAGAACAACGTCCTGGTGcagccg AGGGATGACATGGAGTCTATCCCAGGGTACCTGTCTCTCCACCAGACTGCAGATCTCATGACCCTGAAATGGACCCCCAACCAGCTCATGAATGGCACTGTGGCAGATGACACTGAAAAAAG TGTTTACTGGGACTTTGCCATGACTATTCGCCTGGAGGAGATTGTTTATCTGCACTGCCATCAGCAAG TGGACAGTGGTGGAACAGTGGTTCTGGTGAGTCAGGATGGGATCCAGAGGCCTCCGCTGCGGTTCCCCCGGGGAGGACACCTGCTCCAGTTCCTGACCTGCCTGGAGACAGGCCTGCTGCCACACGGACAACTCGACCCCCCCCTGTGGTCCCAGAGGGGAAAG GGAAAGGTTTTCCCTAAGTTGCGTAAGAGGAGTCCGCAGGGGTCTGTGGAGTCTGTGTCGGATAAAGAGGAGGACGAGGCCACTGACTATGTCTTCCGGATCCTGCTCCCTGGTACACCGTCAGACTTTG TGGCTCCAGAGCTGATGGACCAGGCGGTGAACATGTGGCACCCCACCCCCAGGAAGTCCTCCTGTTTCTCCTGCTCTCAGAACGGATCCCCTGTTGGCTCACTACCCAACGGCTGCAACCAGGACAGGGCTCCCCTGAAACTCCTCTGTGACACCATGAAGTACCAGATCATTTCCCGTGCTTTCTATGGCT GGCTTGCCTACTGCCGTCACCTGTCCACCGTTCGTATCCACCTCTCTGCCCTGGTCAACCCTACCATCGTTGACCCTAACGTGCCTCATGATGCCCGGGGAGGGCTGACTGTGGATGTCTGGAGCAGCTTCCTCCAGGACTGCTCT GCGTATGATGAGCATGAGCTTCTGCGGATGGTGTACTATGGTGGTGTGGCCCCGAAAATACGCAAGGAGGTCTGGCCATTCCTGCTTGGACACTACCACTTCGATATGACCCAGAAACGTAGGCTGGAG gtggatgAGCAGGTGCGGGCCTACTATGAGCAGACTATGAAGGAGTGGCTGGGCTGTGAGGCCATCGTCaagcagagggagggggagaagcaTGCTGAAGCCATAGCCAAGTGCAATTCTGTGGAAAGACCAGGACCAGTGCAGCGAGACTCCACCATCAGCACTGAT TCCTCACAGAGCACAAGTTCAGAGAAACGGATTGCCCAGAGCGACTCCAGCAGTAGCACACAG GCATTTGGGTCTGTGGAGGAGGTGGATCAGATAGAATCCGAGATGAAGCCAGAGGAAGGCAAAGAGGTGTCCAAAATTCCATTGAAAGACTGCCCAGATGTGGCCAACCCAAATGTTACCTCAGAATCTGGAAACCCACCCCCAAAAATATCTGTTGGCTCAGGTCTTCCAGAACAGCCCCAAAGCACAAACAACAACAGCCCTGCAACAAAACTTCCTGCAACTGATTTAACTGTCAAAACAGTTGCCACTCAGCCATCACCAGAGCCATCAGAGCCCCAGGGAGCTGCATCTAGGCCAGTGGCAGAGGCCCAGGCTGGGTCAAAGCTAACAGAGGATCTCCCTGTCTCAAGATCAACAGAGGAACCAAAGGTCACGATAACAGTTGATGACAAGGCAGGGGAGGAGCGTCCTAAGGCTCCAACACAAGAGTCCAAAGCCCCAGAGAGTAAAGAGGTTGAATGCTCTGAATCGGTAGAAATCATACAAATCCCAGAGAGGGTTAAAGAAAGGGGTTCTGACAAAGAAGACGTGAAGTTCTTAGGAAATACTGAAACAGAAAACAAAGTTGCGGGAAATGGGTTGTCTGAAGTTTCCACCACAAAAGACCCAAAGCTGCCTGTGAGAGCTGCGTACGCAACTGAGAATACTGATATTCTCAAACTAGAAACGGAGGTTTCTAATGTATATATTCCAGCTCCACCACTAGGCGAGGACACAGTTAATAAAACACAAGAGagaaaagccccagtgtcagaacCATCCTGTGCCACAGAGCCATCTTTAACAGAAGGAAACAAAGCTTCAACaatagcagtggaggctggtattGCTGAAAAAGAGGACCCAAACTTCTCTGACATTGAAGAAATCACAGAATCTGAATTACAAAACATTAAAACCCCTCAAACCAGCGACGCTTGTGTTTGTGAGAAAGACATGGATAGTACCGAAGAAAAGGTTTCAGAAATAGCCGAAACCAAAACATTAGACACTGTGGAGGCCAGTGTCCCTGAGAAAAGCAATACCAAAGCTGCAGAAATGACAGTTGCCATAGATTCAGAGAAACATGCACCTTGCATGCCCGTACTGAAGCCACCTCAGCTAGAGGCCAAAGCCAGTGTTACAGTGACAGCCCCCTCTATGCGTTCTCCTGATACACTAGATTCTGATGACTCGCCCTCTGCCTTAGAGATGGAGGACATTCCCACGGCCTGGGCAAGACCCTTGTCCGGCCTGATGGCTCCCCCTGCTGCCCCCTTCTTGGCCCTGGGGAGAGTTGTTTCAGGGGAACATGTCCTGCATGCAAGCTCCAACACCAGTCTTGATGGAACTGAGCCAACCCTGTCTGAGGAGGAGCCTGAGATGGAGAGTCTCTACCCCCAGGCTGACTTTTTGGTTGTGACAGAGGAACTCAAACCTGAGGTTTCACCAGTGGTAGTGTCCCCAGCAGGGACTACCTACTCT CAAGAGCAGCTGGACTTGTACTTGCTCAACCTGCATCGCATTGATAAGGATGTGAGACGCTGTGACAGATCCTACTGGTACTTCACTCCTGCTAACCTGGAGAAACTACGCAACATAATGTGCAGTTATGTGTGGCAGCATCTGGAGATTGGCTATGTCCAGGGCATGTGTGATCTGCTGGCTCCTTTACTGGTCATTCTGGATGACG AGGTCATGGCTTTTAGCTGCTTCTCTGAGTTGATGAAGAGGATGAATCAGAACTTCCCCCATGGAGGGGCCATGGACTCACACTTTGCCAACATGCGCTCCCTCATCCAG ATCCTTGATTCAGAGCTCTTTGAACTGATGCAGATGAATGGAGACTACACTCACTTCTACTTCTGCTACCGCTGGTTCCTGCTAGACTTCAAAAGAG AGATGTTGTATGATGATGTGTTCTCCGTGTGGGAGACCATCTGGGCGGCCACGTATACCTCCTCCACTCATTTTGTCCTCTTCATTGCTCTGGCACTGGTGGAGATATACCGAGACATCATCCTGGAGAACAACATGGACTTCACTGACATCATCAAGTTCTTTAACG AAATGGCTGAGCATCACAACATCCCGCAGGTCCTAACGATGGCTCGAGACTTGGTCCTCAAAGTGCAGACTCTCATAGAAAACAAGTGA
- the LOC139543859 gene encoding TP53-regulated inhibitor of apoptosis 1-B-like, whose protein sequence is MNSVGEGCTDLKREYDQCFNRWFAEKFLKGDRSGDPCTEMFKKYQHCVQKAIKEKDIPIDGVEFMGPNKEKGDR, encoded by the exons ATGAATAGTGTTGGAGAGGGCTGCACTGACCTAAAACGGGAATATGACCAGTGCTTTAACCGTTGGTTTGCTGAGAAATTCTTGAAGGGAGATCGAAGCGGTGATCCCTGTACCGAAATGTTCAAGAAATATCAGCATTGTGTCCAG AAGGCCATAAAAGAAAAGGACATTCCCATTGATGGCGTAGAATTCATGGGCCCAAATAAAGAGAAAGGTGACAGATGA
- the LOC139543856 gene encoding small G protein signaling modulator 1-like isoform X2, with amino-acid sequence MGEAETRQKLLRNVKKEVKQIMEESVTRKFVHADSSHIISFCAVVEACVLHGLKRRAAGLLCSNKVAALFMKVGKSFTPAEELCQKVQELEQLIETKQAQLNNGSVQKQPGVTNLPPQGLRNLWIRTALMEKLLDKIVMYLVENSSTFYDSEAILMDPVDGPILASLLVGPCALEYTKVKTADHFWTDPSADELVQRHRIHSGHCRQDSPSRRPALIQKRQSSGSMEDRPILWARDYVESLHQNNRATLLFGKNNVLVQPRDDMESIPGYLSLHQTADLMTLKWTPNQLMNGTVADDTEKSVYWDFAMTIRLEEIVYLHCHQQVDSGGTVVLVSQDGIQRPPLRFPRGGHLLQFLTCLETGLLPHGQLDPPLWSQRGKGKVFPKLRKRSPQGSVESVSDKEEDEATDYVFRILLPGTPSDFVAPELMDQAVNMWHPTPRKSSCFSCSQNGSPVGSLPNGCNQDRAPLKLLCDTMKYQIISRAFYGWLAYCRHLSTVRIHLSALVNPTIVDPNVPHDARGGLTVDVWSSFLQDCSAYDEHELLRMVYYGGVAPKIRKEVWPFLLGHYHFDMTQKRRLEVDEQVRAYYEQTMKEWLGCEAIVKQREGEKHAEAIAKCNSVERPGPVQRDSTISTDSSQSTSSEKRIAQSDSSSSTQAFGSVEEVDQIESEMKPEEGKEVSKIPLKDCPDVANPNVTSESGNPPPKISVGSGLPEQPQSTNNNSPATKLPATDLTVKTVATQPSPEPSEPQGAASRPVAEAQAGSKLTEDLPVSRSTEEPKVTITVDDKAGEERPKAPTQESKAPESKEVECSESVEIIQIPERVKERGSDKEDVKFLGNTETENKVAGNGLSEVSTTKDPKLPVRAAYATENTDILKLETEVSNVYIPAPPLGEDTVNKTQERKAPVSEPSCATEPSLTEGNKASTIAVEAGIAEKEDPNFSDIEEITESELQNIKTPQTSDACVCEKDMDSTEEKVSEIAETKTLDTVEASVPEKSNTKAAEMTVAIDSEKHAPCMPVLKPPQLEAKASVTVTAPSMRSPDTLDSDDSPSALEMEDIPTAWARPLSGLMAPPAAPFLALGRVVSGEHVLHASSNTSLDGTEPTLSEEEPEMESLYPQADFLVVTEELKPEVSPVVVSPAGTTYSQEQLDLYLLNLHRIDKDVRRCDRSYWYFTPANLEKLRNIMCSYVWQHLEIGYVQGMCDLLAPLLVILDDEVMAFSCFSELMKRMNQNFPHGGAMDSHFANMRSLIQILDSELFELMQMNGDYTHFYFCYRWFLLDFKREMLYDDVFSVWETIWAATYTSSTHFVLFIALALVEIYRDIILENNMDFTDIIKFFNEMAEHHNIPQVLTMARDLVLKVQTLIENK; translated from the exons ATGGGAG AGGCCGAGACGCGTCAGAAATTGCTGCGCAATGTGAAGAAAGAG gtgaaacagatcatggAGGAGTCAGTGACTCGGAAGTTTGTGCATGCAGACAGCAGCCATATCATATCCTTCTGTG CTGTAGTGGAGGCATGTGTGCTCCATGGGCTGAAGAGGCGAGCAGCGGGCCTCCTTTGCAGTAATAAGGTAGCAGCACTCTTCATGAAGGTAGGGAAGAGCTTCACCCCGGCGGAGGAACTCTGTCAGAAGGTCCAGGAACTAGAGCAGCTCATCGAGACCAA ACAGGCTCAACTAAATAATGGCAGTGTTCAGAAGCAACCCGGAGTGACCAACCTCCCCCCTCAGGGCTTGAGGAACCTATGGATCCGCACTGCTCTCATGGAGAAGCTTCTGGACAAGATTGTCATGTACCTAGTGGAGAACAGCAG TACGTTCTATGACAGTGAGGCCATTCTAATGGATCCTGTGGATGGACCAATCCTTGCCTCTCTGTTAG TCGGCCCCTGTGCTCTGGAGTACACTAAGGTGAAGACAGCCGACCACTTCTGGACAGACCCCTCTGCTGATGAGCTAGTCCAGAGACACCGTATCCACAGTGGCCACTGTCGCCAGGACTCCCCCTCTAGGCGACCTGCCCTG ATCCAGAAGAGGCAGTCGAGTGGCAGTATGGAAGATCGGCCCATCCTGTGGGCTCGGGACTATGTTGAGTCCCTCCATCAGAACAACAGGGCTACACTGCTGTTTGGCAAGAACAACGTCCTGGTGcagccg AGGGATGACATGGAGTCTATCCCAGGGTACCTGTCTCTCCACCAGACTGCAGATCTCATGACCCTGAAATGGACCCCCAACCAGCTCATGAATGGCACTGTGGCAGATGACACTGAAAAAAG TGTTTACTGGGACTTTGCCATGACTATTCGCCTGGAGGAGATTGTTTATCTGCACTGCCATCAGCAAG TGGACAGTGGTGGAACAGTGGTTCTGGTGAGTCAGGATGGGATCCAGAGGCCTCCGCTGCGGTTCCCCCGGGGAGGACACCTGCTCCAGTTCCTGACCTGCCTGGAGACAGGCCTGCTGCCACACGGACAACTCGACCCCCCCCTGTGGTCCCAGAGGGGAAAG GGAAAGGTTTTCCCTAAGTTGCGTAAGAGGAGTCCGCAGGGGTCTGTGGAGTCTGTGTCGGATAAAGAGGAGGACGAGGCCACTGACTATGTCTTCCGGATCCTGCTCCCTGGTACACCGTCAGACTTTG TGGCTCCAGAGCTGATGGACCAGGCGGTGAACATGTGGCACCCCACCCCCAGGAAGTCCTCCTGTTTCTCCTGCTCTCAGAACGGATCCCCTGTTGGCTCACTACCCAACGGCTGCAACCAGGACAGGGCTCCCCTGAAACTCCTCTGTGACACCATGAAGTACCAGATCATTTCCCGTGCTTTCTATGGCT GGCTTGCCTACTGCCGTCACCTGTCCACCGTTCGTATCCACCTCTCTGCCCTGGTCAACCCTACCATCGTTGACCCTAACGTGCCTCATGATGCCCGGGGAGGGCTGACTGTGGATGTCTGGAGCAGCTTCCTCCAGGACTGCTCT GCGTATGATGAGCATGAGCTTCTGCGGATGGTGTACTATGGTGGTGTGGCCCCGAAAATACGCAAGGAGGTCTGGCCATTCCTGCTTGGACACTACCACTTCGATATGACCCAGAAACGTAGGCTGGAG gtggatgAGCAGGTGCGGGCCTACTATGAGCAGACTATGAAGGAGTGGCTGGGCTGTGAGGCCATCGTCaagcagagggagggggagaagcaTGCTGAAGCCATAGCCAAGTGCAATTCTGTGGAAAGACCAGGACCAGTGCAGCGAGACTCCACCATCAGCACTGAT TCCTCACAGAGCACAAGTTCAGAGAAACGGATTGCCCAGAGCGACTCCAGCAGTAGCACACAG GCATTTGGGTCTGTGGAGGAGGTGGATCAGATAGAATCCGAGATGAAGCCAGAGGAAGGCAAAGAGGTGTCCAAAATTCCATTGAAAGACTGCCCAGATGTGGCCAACCCAAATGTTACCTCAGAATCTGGAAACCCACCCCCAAAAATATCTGTTGGCTCAGGTCTTCCAGAACAGCCCCAAAGCACAAACAACAACAGCCCTGCAACAAAACTTCCTGCAACTGATTTAACTGTCAAAACAGTTGCCACTCAGCCATCACCAGAGCCATCAGAGCCCCAGGGAGCTGCATCTAGGCCAGTGGCAGAGGCCCAGGCTGGGTCAAAGCTAACAGAGGATCTCCCTGTCTCAAGATCAACAGAGGAACCAAAGGTCACGATAACAGTTGATGACAAGGCAGGGGAGGAGCGTCCTAAGGCTCCAACACAAGAGTCCAAAGCCCCAGAGAGTAAAGAGGTTGAATGCTCTGAATCGGTAGAAATCATACAAATCCCAGAGAGGGTTAAAGAAAGGGGTTCTGACAAAGAAGACGTGAAGTTCTTAGGAAATACTGAAACAGAAAACAAAGTTGCGGGAAATGGGTTGTCTGAAGTTTCCACCACAAAAGACCCAAAGCTGCCTGTGAGAGCTGCGTACGCAACTGAGAATACTGATATTCTCAAACTAGAAACGGAGGTTTCTAATGTATATATTCCAGCTCCACCACTAGGCGAGGACACAGTTAATAAAACACAAGAGagaaaagccccagtgtcagaacCATCCTGTGCCACAGAGCCATCTTTAACAGAAGGAAACAAAGCTTCAACaatagcagtggaggctggtattGCTGAAAAAGAGGACCCAAACTTCTCTGACATTGAAGAAATCACAGAATCTGAATTACAAAACATTAAAACCCCTCAAACCAGCGACGCTTGTGTTTGTGAGAAAGACATGGATAGTACCGAAGAAAAGGTTTCAGAAATAGCCGAAACCAAAACATTAGACACTGTGGAGGCCAGTGTCCCTGAGAAAAGCAATACCAAAGCTGCAGAAATGACAGTTGCCATAGATTCAGAGAAACATGCACCTTGCATGCCCGTACTGAAGCCACCTCAGCTAGAGGCCAAAGCCAGTGTTACAGTGACAGCCCCCTCTATGCGTTCTCCTGATACACTAGATTCTGATGACTCGCCCTCTGCCTTAGAGATGGAGGACATTCCCACGGCCTGGGCAAGACCCTTGTCCGGCCTGATGGCTCCCCCTGCTGCCCCCTTCTTGGCCCTGGGGAGAGTTGTTTCAGGGGAACATGTCCTGCATGCAAGCTCCAACACCAGTCTTGATGGAACTGAGCCAACCCTGTCTGAGGAGGAGCCTGAGATGGAGAGTCTCTACCCCCAGGCTGACTTTTTGGTTGTGACAGAGGAACTCAAACCTGAGGTTTCACCAGTGGTAGTGTCCCCAGCAGGGACTACCTACTCT CAAGAGCAGCTGGACTTGTACTTGCTCAACCTGCATCGCATTGATAAGGATGTGAGACGCTGTGACAGATCCTACTGGTACTTCACTCCTGCTAACCTGGAGAAACTACGCAACATAATGTGCAGTTATGTGTGGCAGCATCTGGAGATTGGCTATGTCCAGGGCATGTGTGATCTGCTGGCTCCTTTACTGGTCATTCTGGATGACG AGGTCATGGCTTTTAGCTGCTTCTCTGAGTTGATGAAGAGGATGAATCAGAACTTCCCCCATGGAGGGGCCATGGACTCACACTTTGCCAACATGCGCTCCCTCATCCAG ATCCTTGATTCAGAGCTCTTTGAACTGATGCAGATGAATGGAGACTACACTCACTTCTACTTCTGCTACCGCTGGTTCCTGCTAGACTTCAAAAGAG AGATGTTGTATGATGATGTGTTCTCCGTGTGGGAGACCATCTGGGCGGCCACGTATACCTCCTCCACTCATTTTGTCCTCTTCATTGCTCTGGCACTGGTGGAGATATACCGAGACATCATCCTGGAGAACAACATGGACTTCACTGACATCATCAAGTTCTTTAACG AAATGGCTGAGCATCACAACATCCCGCAGGTCCTAACGATGGCTCGAGACTTGGTCCTCAAAGTGCAGACTCTCATAGAAAACAAGTGA
- the LOC139543857 gene encoding serine/arginine-rich splicing factor 9-like, giving the protein MTDGRIYVGNLPMDVQERDIEDLFFKYGKIRDIELKNNRGTIPFAFVRFEDPRDAEDAVYGRNGYGFGDSKLRVEYPRSSGAKFSGPMGGGERGEGGGPKGRFGPPTRRSEFRVIVTGLPPSGSWQDLKDHMREAGDVCFADVQRDGEGVVEFVRREDMEYALRRLDRTEFRSHQGEMANIRVHGEHGASYGRSQSRSRSPRGRGYSPPPYKSRGSPPQRYQSPPRRHVSRHSPPARRHPVTHHSPPPRHYR; this is encoded by the exons ATGACTGATGGAAGGATCTACGTGGGAAATCTTCCAATGGATGTCCAGGAGAGGGACATAGAGGATCTCTTCTTCAAATATGGAAAAATTCGGGATATCGAACTAAAGAATAACAGGGGAACCATCCCTTTTGCTTTTGTTCGCTTCGAAGATCCACG GGATGCAGAAGATGCTGTCTATGGAAGGAATGGATATGGATTCGGAGACTCCAAGCTGCGTGTAGAATACCCTCGCTCCTCTGGCGCCAAATTTAGTGGCCCTATGGGAGgcggagaaagaggagaaggagggggtcCTAAGGGGAGGTTTGGGCCTCCAACTCGGAGATCTGAGTTCCGGGTGATAGTGACTG GCTTGCCCCCATCAGGGAGCTGGCAGGATCTTAAAGACCACATGCGTGAGGCAGGGGATGTGTGTTTCGCCGATGTGCAGCGGGATGGTGAAGGGGTGGTGGAGTTTGTCCGTCGGGAGGACATGGAGTATGCCCTGCGCAGACTGGACAGGACTGAGTTCCGTTCCCATCAG GGGGAGATGGCAAACATTCGTGTCCACGGAGAACATGGTGCCAGTTATGGTCGCTCGCAGTCCCGCTCCAGATCCCCCCGGGGGCGTGGCTACTCACCACCTCCTTACAAAAGCAGAGGGTCCCCTCCACAGCGCTACCAGTCACCTCCACGGCGCCATGTGTCCCGCCATAGCCCCCCAGCGAGGCGACACCCAGTAACACACCACAGCCCACCCCCACGCCACTACCGGTAG